From Halotia branconii CENA392, the proteins below share one genomic window:
- the sppA gene encoding signal peptide peptidase SppA, whose amino-acid sequence MRNFLKQTLASLVGSLLGLMIFCGVGTTGLFLLLFAAATFKDTGPVVKDKSMVVFDLSMNITDREPSSSEVFQQTFSGVKEERMTLRNVLDNLEKARRDSRIVGIYLDATRTSATNSLGFASLKEIRKALEEFRASGKKIVAYGMDWSEKEYYLSSVADTIVLNPLGMMEVNGLSSQPIFLTGALEKYGIGVQVVRVGKFKGAVEPFLLTKLSPENREQTQKLLDDVWGEWRTTVGTSRKITPQKLQAIADNQAILEAQAAKSNGLVDQVAYTDQVVTDLKKFTASDQEDKTFRQIDLTDYARVPNKSLSVERDSENKIAVVYAEGEIVDGKGEDGQVGGDRFAKIFNKLRQDKDVKAVVLRINSPGGSATAAEVMQREVRLTRNVKPVVVSMGDVAASGGYWIASDSNRIFAEPNTITGSIGVFGVLFNGQKLANDNGITWDTVKTARYADTQTVSRPKSPQEIALYQRSVNRIYSLFLNKVAQGRKIPTQKVAEIAQGRVWSGVAAQNIGLVDEIGGLNAAIAYTAKQTKLGKDWKLQEYPQESSFEERFFGRATEEIRTTLGIEGTQLKLANPLTAEFQKIQQEIIMLQNMNDPQGIYARLPFNFKIE is encoded by the coding sequence ATGCGTAACTTTCTAAAACAAACTTTGGCCAGCTTAGTAGGTAGCTTACTAGGACTGATGATTTTTTGTGGTGTTGGTACTACAGGACTATTTTTGTTGTTATTTGCGGCTGCGACTTTTAAAGATACCGGCCCAGTAGTGAAAGATAAGTCAATGGTTGTTTTTGACCTATCGATGAATATCACCGACAGAGAACCCAGTTCTAGCGAGGTCTTTCAACAAACTTTCTCAGGTGTTAAAGAAGAAAGGATGACCCTCCGCAATGTTCTAGATAACTTAGAAAAGGCGCGCCGAGATTCCCGTATTGTTGGTATCTATTTAGATGCTACACGTACCAGTGCAACTAATAGTTTAGGCTTTGCCTCTCTTAAAGAAATTCGTAAAGCTCTAGAAGAGTTCCGCGCCAGTGGAAAAAAAATTGTAGCTTATGGTATGGACTGGTCAGAAAAAGAATATTATCTGAGTTCGGTGGCAGATACCATTGTGCTTAATCCTTTGGGGATGATGGAAGTCAATGGTTTAAGTAGCCAACCGATATTTTTAACAGGAGCTTTAGAGAAATATGGTATTGGTGTGCAAGTTGTGCGGGTGGGAAAATTCAAAGGAGCCGTAGAACCATTTCTCCTTACCAAACTAAGTCCAGAAAACCGCGAACAAACACAAAAATTATTAGATGACGTTTGGGGAGAGTGGCGGACTACGGTAGGAACGAGCCGAAAAATTACTCCCCAAAAGCTGCAAGCGATCGCAGATAATCAAGCTATCTTAGAAGCTCAAGCAGCTAAGTCTAATGGTTTAGTAGATCAAGTAGCTTACACCGATCAAGTAGTTACTGATTTAAAAAAATTTACAGCTAGCGATCAAGAAGATAAGACATTTCGCCAAATTGACCTGACTGACTACGCCAGAGTTCCCAATAAGTCTTTAAGTGTAGAACGCGACTCGGAAAATAAAATTGCTGTGGTATATGCTGAAGGTGAAATTGTTGATGGTAAAGGCGAAGATGGACAAGTAGGGGGCGATCGCTTTGCTAAAATCTTTAACAAACTGCGACAAGATAAAGATGTCAAAGCTGTTGTACTGAGGATTAACAGCCCTGGTGGAAGTGCAACCGCAGCAGAAGTGATGCAACGAGAAGTGCGATTAACTCGCAATGTCAAACCTGTTGTGGTTTCAATGGGTGATGTGGCTGCTTCTGGCGGTTACTGGATTGCTAGCGACTCTAACCGCATCTTTGCCGAACCAAATACAATTACAGGCTCAATTGGTGTATTCGGAGTTTTATTTAACGGTCAAAAGTTAGCGAATGATAATGGTATTACTTGGGATACGGTGAAAACTGCGCGCTATGCTGATACTCAAACAGTTTCTCGTCCGAAATCGCCTCAGGAAATAGCACTTTACCAGCGTAGCGTCAACCGTATTTACAGTTTATTTCTTAATAAAGTTGCTCAAGGACGGAAAATACCAACCCAAAAAGTAGCAGAAATTGCCCAAGGTAGGGTTTGGTCAGGCGTTGCAGCCCAAAACATCGGTTTGGTGGATGAAATAGGCGGTTTAAATGCCGCGATCGCTTATACTGCCAAGCAAACAAAACTAGGCAAAGATTGGAAATTACAAGAGTATCCCCAAGAAAGCAGTTTTGAAGAACGCTTTTTTGGACGAGCAACTGAAGAAATACGCACCACTTTAGGAATTGAAGGTACACAACTCAAATTAGCCAACCCTTTAACTGCTGAGTTTCAGAAAATCCAACAAGAAATTATAATGCTGCAAAATATGAATGATCCTCAAGGAATTTACGCTCGCTTACCCTTCAATTTTAAGATTGAGTAG
- a CDS encoding GNAT family N-acetyltransferase yields MAARINMTSLLPRNLSVVIRPVQYRDLDGIERITQESFTDSAPKWAGFDIRQMQGLHRWYGLLKFLSWFPNPLQYRFCAYVAEQGRMLLGMIQVSPFNRTRSTWRVDQVMLERGVDKQGIGSQLLRHCFESILEARTWLLEVNVNDKEALALYRQNGFQRLAEMTYWEIEPELLTELAQPEPDLPNLLPVSNADAQLLYQLDTASMPPLVRQVFDRNTRDFKTSLFSALTDAVKQWITKIEIVSGYVFEPQRKAAIGYFQVQLDRKGESPHVATLTVHPAYTWLYPELLSQLARIAQDFPQQGLQLASSDYQAEREEYLERIGAKRIEHTLVMSRSVWHKLRESKFVSLEGIQWTGVLQGLQPARKPIPGGMSWIQPGQQPAPEKVVPSKSEPINFTCNNCSQEASCQPKPTDLNQEN; encoded by the coding sequence ATGGCAGCTCGAATCAACATGACTTCATTACTTCCTCGAAATCTCAGCGTTGTCATCCGTCCAGTCCAGTACCGGGACTTGGATGGAATTGAGCGAATAACTCAAGAGTCATTCACAGACTCTGCCCCCAAGTGGGCTGGCTTCGACATACGCCAGATGCAAGGGCTGCACCGCTGGTATGGGTTACTCAAATTTTTAAGTTGGTTTCCCAATCCATTACAGTATCGTTTCTGTGCTTATGTAGCAGAACAAGGGCGTATGCTTTTAGGAATGATTCAAGTGTCGCCATTTAACCGTACACGCAGTACTTGGCGGGTAGATCAGGTAATGCTAGAGCGTGGTGTTGATAAACAAGGAATTGGCTCACAACTTTTACGCCATTGCTTTGAGTCGATTTTAGAAGCCCGCACTTGGTTACTAGAAGTAAATGTAAATGACAAAGAGGCGCTGGCACTTTATCGCCAAAACGGATTTCAGCGTCTAGCAGAAATGACATATTGGGAAATTGAACCCGAATTATTAACTGAATTAGCCCAACCAGAGCCAGACTTACCTAATTTGCTACCAGTAAGTAATGCTGATGCTCAATTGCTTTATCAACTAGATACAGCATCAATGCCGCCTTTAGTGCGTCAGGTGTTTGATCGTAATACCCGCGATTTCAAAACTAGTTTGTTCAGTGCTTTAACAGATGCTGTCAAGCAATGGATTACTAAGATAGAAATTGTGAGTGGCTATGTGTTTGAACCCCAACGCAAGGCTGCAATTGGCTATTTTCAGGTGCAACTTGATCGCAAAGGTGAATCTCCTCACGTCGCAACCTTAACGGTTCACCCTGCTTATACTTGGCTGTATCCAGAGCTACTTTCACAACTAGCTCGGATTGCTCAAGATTTTCCCCAACAAGGGCTGCAATTAGCTTCGTCAGACTATCAAGCAGAAAGAGAAGAGTATTTAGAGCGAATTGGAGCAAAACGCATTGAACATACTCTAGTGATGTCTCGCTCTGTTTGGCACAAGCTTAGAGAGTCTAAATTTGTTTCTTTAGAAGGGATTCAGTGGACTGGAGTGCTGCAAGGTCTACAACCAGCTCGTAAACCAATACCGGGTGGTATGTCATGGATACAACCAGGACAACAGCCAGCGCCAGAGAAAGTAGTGCCAAGCAAGTCTGAACCGATTAACTTTACGTGTAATAACTGTAGCCAGGAAGCATCTTGCCAGCCTAAACCCACAGATCTTAATCAGGAGAACTAA
- the ruvX gene encoding Holliday junction resolvase RuvX, with protein sequence MIAPEQPKPLILALGLDVGSKRIGVAGCDRTGLIATGITTVERTFFNRDVEQIRQIVNERQVEILVIGLPYSMDGSLGSQARKVQKFAKRLATALQLPIEYVDERLTSFQAEQMLIAENRSPSRHKGLIDRKAAALILQQWLDTKRAKSCGSLAAIEY encoded by the coding sequence TTGATAGCGCCAGAGCAGCCAAAGCCGTTGATTTTAGCGTTAGGGCTAGATGTTGGTAGTAAGCGGATTGGTGTAGCTGGATGCGATCGCACTGGCTTGATAGCTACTGGTATTACTACAGTTGAGCGCACATTTTTTAACCGAGATGTTGAGCAAATACGCCAGATAGTTAACGAGCGTCAGGTAGAAATCCTGGTAATCGGCTTACCTTATTCAATGGATGGTTCTTTGGGTTCTCAAGCCCGTAAAGTACAGAAATTTGCTAAAAGACTCGCTACGGCTCTGCAATTACCAATAGAATATGTAGATGAGCGATTAACCTCATTTCAAGCCGAGCAAATGCTCATCGCGGAAAATCGTTCGCCATCACGCCATAAAGGCTTGATTGACCGCAAGGCAGCTGCTTTAATTTTGCAACAATGGCTAGATACAAAACGAGCCAAATCCTGCGGTTCATTGGCAGCTATAGAGTATTAA
- a CDS encoding DUF3727 domain-containing protein has translation MFSSPFPEENDRAHAGSITLTDDTGRSLDCYIEHSLTVDEQEYVLLLPVDSPIEIFAWQGEEEEEEAVLVDDDAIINQIFATAQAVLAEQNLIVKNSAYALTVAGDLPPVEESELFTLEIEDEETELEPEQLQLLANFYYEDQEYAIYTPLDPLLFFARMSETGQPELLSPEEFRKVQPLLEEHLFNEVE, from the coding sequence ATGTTTTCCTCTCCATTTCCTGAAGAAAATGATCGCGCTCATGCAGGTTCTATCACTCTGACCGATGACACAGGGCGATCGCTTGATTGTTATATTGAACACTCACTCACCGTAGATGAACAAGAATATGTTTTACTGCTTCCTGTAGATTCACCTATAGAAATTTTCGCTTGGCAAGGTGAAGAGGAAGAAGAAGAAGCAGTTCTAGTAGACGATGATGCTATTATTAACCAAATTTTTGCCACTGCCCAAGCTGTCTTAGCAGAGCAAAATTTAATTGTCAAAAATAGTGCCTACGCTTTGACTGTAGCGGGAGATTTACCTCCAGTAGAAGAGTCAGAACTGTTTACCTTAGAAATTGAAGACGAAGAAACAGAATTAGAGCCAGAGCAGTTACAGCTACTTGCTAACTTTTATTATGAAGATCAAGAGTACGCTATTTATACGCCCCTTGATCCCCTGCTATTTTTTGCCCGAATGTCAGAAACAGGTCAACCAGAATTACTTTCTCCAGAAGAGTTTCGTAAAGTACAACCACTGTTAGAAGAACATCTTTTCAACGAGGTTGAATAA
- the purN gene encoding phosphoribosylglycinamide formyltransferase, whose product MTLCPDSTFSLVSPSLNNYPYSQENPLKLGIMASGNGSNFEAVAQAIAKGQINAQIQVLIYNNPSAQAPIRAANRGVEAVLLNHRDYNSREAFDEKIVHTLRQYDVELVIMAGWMRLVTPVLIDAFPDKIINIHPSLLPSFKGVNAVEQALAAGVKITGCTVHLVCLEVDSGSILIQAAVPVLPNDTPETLHARIQLQEHQILPQAIALAAQR is encoded by the coding sequence ATGACTCTTTGCCCTGATTCTACCTTTAGCTTAGTTTCTCCCAGCCTTAATAATTATCCATATTCTCAAGAAAATCCTTTAAAACTGGGGATTATGGCTTCTGGTAATGGCAGCAATTTTGAAGCAGTTGCTCAAGCGATCGCTAAAGGGCAAATTAACGCCCAAATTCAAGTTTTAATTTATAATAACCCTTCAGCTCAAGCACCCATCCGGGCAGCCAACAGAGGCGTAGAAGCGGTTTTGTTAAATCACCGCGACTACAACAGCCGTGAAGCTTTTGATGAAAAAATTGTCCACACTCTCAGGCAATATGATGTTGAATTGGTGATTATGGCAGGCTGGATGCGATTAGTGACACCAGTATTAATTGATGCCTTTCCTGACAAAATCATTAATATTCATCCTAGTTTGTTGCCTAGTTTTAAGGGAGTTAATGCTGTAGAACAAGCTTTGGCTGCTGGAGTCAAAATTACTGGCTGTACAGTCCATTTAGTTTGTTTAGAAGTGGACAGCGGGTCAATATTGATCCAAGCAGCGGTTCCTGTGTTGCCAAATGACACACCAGAAACACTGCACGCGAGGATTCAACTTCAAGAACACCAAATTTTACCACAGGCGATCGCACTGGCAGCACAAAGGTAA
- a CDS encoding carbohydrate ABC transporter permease, whose product MQKKIYTKSWLDNDTFAAWTFLTPALILLGIFVIWPIAYLFYLSFTAGSFTSSGIYWIGLKNYWRLLLTPDFWQVLGNTAYFTVATVIPSLAISLGLAVLLDRSLALRGILRSAYFLPSIISLVAAGLGFRWLFQNTGPVNALLDVFGITPIFWLGDTFWAMPVLIILSIWKQLGFNMVVFLAGLQAIPASRYEAAELDGANAWQQFWHVTLPGLQPTLIFATVTTAIFTLRSFEQVYVITGGGPLNSTNLLVYYIYQEAFAQFDFGYAAAAATVLLAFTLVLVYFQLRTWGEE is encoded by the coding sequence ATGCAAAAGAAAATATATACTAAGTCGTGGCTAGATAACGATACATTTGCCGCTTGGACTTTTCTGACACCGGCACTAATTTTGCTCGGCATCTTTGTGATTTGGCCAATTGCCTATTTGTTTTACCTCAGTTTCACTGCTGGCAGTTTCACCTCAAGCGGAATTTATTGGATAGGCTTAAAAAATTACTGGCGCTTGTTACTGACTCCTGATTTCTGGCAAGTTCTAGGTAACACCGCTTATTTTACTGTTGCTACTGTTATTCCCAGTTTAGCCATTTCTCTCGGATTAGCAGTACTATTAGACCGTTCCCTAGCTTTGCGGGGAATCTTACGAAGTGCCTATTTTTTGCCTTCAATCATATCTTTAGTCGCGGCTGGTTTAGGATTTCGCTGGCTATTCCAAAACACTGGCCCTGTAAACGCACTTTTAGATGTATTTGGCATTACACCGATTTTTTGGCTAGGAGATACATTTTGGGCAATGCCAGTACTAATTATATTGAGTATTTGGAAACAACTAGGTTTTAATATGGTAGTATTTTTAGCCGGGTTGCAAGCAATTCCTGCCAGTCGTTATGAAGCAGCAGAACTGGATGGAGCGAATGCTTGGCAGCAATTTTGGCATGTTACCTTACCGGGATTGCAACCTACTTTAATATTTGCCACAGTTACAACAGCTATTTTCACCTTACGGAGTTTTGAGCAAGTTTACGTAATTACAGGTGGCGGCCCACTAAATTCTACTAATTTGCTGGTTTACTACATTTATCAAGAAGCTTTTGCTCAATTTGACTTC